TGGAGAGACATAGGCCTAGCTCAGTAAGTAGAGCAGTAGGATGTAAGTGGTGTGTGTCTCCCTCAAGTGTCTGCGGCTCTGCAGGATGGGGTCATCTCCCTTCCAGCAAGGACAATCTGGATCAAGCTCACTCTCCACTCCTGCCAAGTGTCCAGGCTAtgtcaatctcaatgtgactaCCCTGGTTAAAGAGAACTTAAAATAATGGTTGTCTCATAACCTCTCTGCTCTCGTTCTCCCACTAGGTGATATCCATGGCCAGTACACAGACCTGCTGCGGCTCTTTGAGTACGGGGGCTTCCCGCCGGAGGCTAACTACCTGTTCCTGGGAGACTACGTGGACCGAGGCAAGCAGTCCCTGGAGACCATCTGTCTACTGCTGGCCTACAAGATCAAATACCCCGAGAACTTCTTCCTACTCAGAGGCAACCACGAGTGTGCTTCCATCAACCGCATCTACGGTTTCTATGATGAGTGTAAGACAGGAAGcagtgtctctcacacacacacacacacaaacacacacgctgaATCGGTTATCTTTCTCAGTGTCTGCGGCACTGGAAAGGGCCAACACACAAATGGAATTCATAATGGCAATGGTTTTGTGTTTtctactgagtataccaaacattaggaacaccttcctaatattgagttgcaccacctcagaacagcctcaattcatcggggcatggactctacaaggtgatgaaagtgttccacagggatgctggcgcatgttgactccaatgcttcccacagttgtcaagttggctggatatctttggggtggtggaccattcttgatacacacgagaaactgttgagcgttataaacccagcagtgttgtagttcttgacacactcaaaccggtgagcctgaCACCTACCATACCCCATACCccagtcttgcccattcaccctttgaatggcacacaattCAGAATGGCACACAATCCAGACAATcccgtctcaattgtctctaggcTAAAAAAAAGCTACATTCATCCTGTTTATCtatactgatttgaagtggatttaacaagtgacatcagtaagggatcatagctttcacctggtgtcatggaaagagcaggtgttcttaatgttttatttacTCAGTGTAATTCCATGTCTTTCTATGTTGTGTTCCCCAGGCAAACGCAGATTCAACATAAAGCTGTGGAAGACCTTCACAGATTGCTTCAACTGTCTGCCCATCGCCGCTATAATCGATGAGAAGATCTTCTGCTGCCATGGAGGTATGCGTGGGTTCTTTTCTATCAATTATTTTTCTATGAATATTATTAATTCACAATCATCCCTCTTCCTCAGGTCTCTCTCCTGATCTACAGTCCATGGAGCAAATTCGACGCATCATGAGGCCAACCGATGTCCCTGACACAGGtgtgtaaacgtgtgtgtgtggtacatgtGCCGTATTTGTGGTGGCTCTGACTGCACTCTCTCTGTGCTAGGCCTGCTGTGTGATCTGCTGTGGTCGGATCCAGACAAAGATGTGCAGGGCTGGGGGGAAAACGACCGGGGCGTCTCCTTCACCTTTGGGGCCGACGTGGTCAGCAAGTTCCTTAACCGCCACGACCTGGACCTCATCTGCAGAGCCCACCAGGTAGAGCCTAATGTATGAAGGCTATGTTCATTAGAATGCATCTCTAAAGAAGGTTCATTAACTCAAGTGTTGTTCTGTACTGGAAGGTTGTTGAGGACGGCTATGAATTTTTTGCCAAACGGCAGCTGGTGACGCTATTCTCGGCTCCCAACTACTGCGGGGAGTTTGATAACGCTGGGGGCATGATGAGCGTTGACGAGTCCCTCATGTGTTCCTTTCAGGTGAgaacacacacgtaaacacacttACTGTGGATGAGTCTCCCAATGCTGGAAACACACTGAGTATtaatactttctctctctcagattttGAAGCCGTCAGAGAAAAAAGCTAAGTACCAGTATGGAGGGGTGAACTCGGGACGCCCCGTAACCCCGCCCCGTACTGCCCAAGCCCCCAAGAAGAGGTGAGCGtctggcccccccccccctcttctttcaTCCTCCTCGCACCCTTTCCCCTGCAACGTCCTGTCCCCTCCCATCTATAGGAAGTGCTCTAGCCCCCCCCTGACCCCCACTCACCTCTTTCATATATGTGTAAAACATAAAATCTTCGCTGTGAACATTTCGTTTTTTTGCTTGTTTGTTGGTATTTTTATTCATAATGTAAGTGACTTGTGGTTTTTCAATGCTATGAAATGTGTTGCTCAGGTTAAGGTGCAGCAATACGATACAAACCTTTTGTGGAAAGGGGCAACACATTTGGAACGGACGCTTTTCTGCCTTCAAACATAGTAAAAAAAAGTATCGCTTTTTATTTGAGTGAGATGGGTTCTTTACCCCCCAGCCAACAACGTTGACTCTTCCAGACCTATAACGTTTCCAGACCCTCGCATTTTCCCTGCTAATGCGTATGTAACCTTCTCACAATATTACTAATAACATGCCATTTTCCTCCCACATTTTGGCTACAGTAACTGAGTGGAATGATTTAGCCTCCTAGTGAGTTTGGAGAATGTCATTTTCACCCTGTTGGACTCAATGTTCTCTTTATGCGGACTAAT
Above is a genomic segment from Salvelinus sp. IW2-2015 linkage group LG28, ASM291031v2, whole genome shotgun sequence containing:
- the LOC111954331 gene encoding serine/threonine-protein phosphatase PP1-beta catalytic subunit, which gives rise to MAESELNVDSIISRLLEVRGCRPGKIVQMTEAEVRGLCIKSREIFLSQPILLELEAPLKICGDIHGQYTDLLRLFEYGGFPPEANYLFLGDYVDRGKQSLETICLLLAYKIKYPENFFLLRGNHECASINRIYGFYDECKRRFNIKLWKTFTDCFNCLPIAAIIDEKIFCCHGGLSPDLQSMEQIRRIMRPTDVPDTGLLCDLLWSDPDKDVQGWGENDRGVSFTFGADVVSKFLNRHDLDLICRAHQVVEDGYEFFAKRQLVTLFSAPNYCGEFDNAGGMMSVDESLMCSFQILKPSEKKAKYQYGGVNSGRPVTPPRTAQAPKKR